A DNA window from Hevea brasiliensis isolate MT/VB/25A 57/8 chromosome 2, ASM3005281v1, whole genome shotgun sequence contains the following coding sequences:
- the LOC110666957 gene encoding probable WRKY transcription factor 57 — protein sequence MDNPDPGGHFATDSNWNLGPDSDNVNYFFARDRESSILCEFGWNLPPYHSSSEPSCFGDFDRIDAEDTPDSAGNLGFAPKSSSALRGSVSGGHQAGTVGSGSGGGGGGDVSTSNPSVSSSSSEDPPDKSASFGGKPPEIPSKVRKKGQKRIRQPRFAFMTKSEVDHLEDGYRWRKYGQKAVKNSPFPRSYYRCTNSRCTVKKRVERSSEDPAIVITTYEGQHCHPTVGFHRGGIISHESTFVNHLTPPVSQFYYPGIQLPRESPTIAQSQQVPVQTIEIGMLREPTPQIPVDEGLLGDIVPPGMRR from the exons ATGGACAATCCCGATCCGGGAGGCCATTTCGCTACCGACTCTAACTGGAATCTCGGGCCTGACTCCGATAACGTCAATTACTTTTTCGCTAGAGACAGGGAGAGTAGTATACTCTGTGAATTCGGATGGAATCTTCCCCCCTACCACTCTTCCAGCGAGCCGAGCTGCTTTGGAGACTTCGATCGGATCGATGCCGAAGATACGCCCGATTCGGCGGGGAACCTTGGTTTTGCACCCAAGAGTAGTAGCGCGTTACGGGGATCGGTTAGTGGTGGTCATCAGGCGGGTACGGTCGGGTCTGGgagcggtggtggtggtggtggtgacgtGTCAACTTCGAATCCGTCAGTTTCTTCGAGCTCCAGCGAGGATCCGCCCGATAAGTCTGCGAGCTTCGGCGGGAAACCACCTGAGATACC GAGTAAAGTTAGAAAGAAGGGGCAAAAACGAATCCGCCAGCCACGTTTTGCATTTATGACTAAGAGTGAAGTTGATCATCTGGAGGATGGTTACCGTTGGCGGAAATATGGACAGAAAGCGGTTAAAAATAGTCCATTTCCCAG GAGCTACTATCGTTGCACAAATAGCAGATGTACCGTGAAAAAGAGGGTTGAACGATCTTCTGAAGATCCCGCCATTGTGATTACTACTTATGAAGGCCAGCACTGTCACCCTACTGTTGGTTTTCACCGAGGTGGAATCATTAGCCATGAATCGACATTTGTCAACCACTTAACCCCCCCAGTTTCACAATTTTATTATCCTGGAATTCAGTTACCTCGAGAAAGTCCAACTATTGCACAGTCACAACAGGTACCTGTTCAAACAATCGAAATCGGTATGCTACGAGAGCCTACCCCACAGATTCCAGTAGATGAAGGACTTCTCGGGGACATTGTGCCTCCTGGAATGCGTAGATGA